The following are encoded together in the Chaetodon trifascialis isolate fChaTrf1 chromosome 3, fChaTrf1.hap1, whole genome shotgun sequence genome:
- the LOC139352141 gene encoding uncharacterized protein has protein sequence MPPGITESAVSTSIPTTNGATRTSSSDHSTTIVNSSTNPEISTISLFTFPSVTSSITETSPEQKIETTPTSPSSTELPLTSQETSTTINLSPTEPQSTSATTVTPTEISESMLSTSAPITNGAAGTSSSDHSTTSVNSSTNTEMSTSSPSAFPPKTTSITETSAEHKTETTLTSPSITEHPLTNQETSTTINLSPTEPQSTSATTVTPTEIKPQTTSATTVTPTGQTESTVLMSTLTTNGATGTSSSDHSTTIVNSSANTEVPSVTPTGQTESTVLMSTLTTNGATGTSSSDHSTTIVNSSANTEVPSVTPSATGVSSVSNSAVTLTGPIVSTNSNASASASPPT, from the exons ATGCCTCCTGGAATAACAGAGTCAGCAGTTTCAACCTCAATACCCACCACGAATGGAGCTACAAGAACTTCCAGCAGTGATCATTCCACAACAATTGTCAATTCATCCACAAATCCTGAGATTTCCACCATTTCCCTCTTTACATTCCCTTCAGTAACTTCATCTATTACTGAGACATCTCCTGAACAAAAAATTGAAACCACACCAACAAGtcccagcagcactgagcttccATTAACCAGCCAAGAAACATCCACTACAATAAATTtgtcacccacagagccacaatcTACATCTGCTACAACAGTGACACCGACTGAAATAAGTGAGTCAATGCTTTCAACCTCAGCACCCATCACAAATGGAGCTGCAGGAACTTCCAGCAGTGATCATTCCACAACATCTGTCAATTCCTCCACAAATACTGAGATGTCAACCAGTTCCCCCTCTGCATTCCCTCCAAAAACTACGTCTATTACTGAGACATCTGctgaacacaaaactgaaaccacACTAACGAGTCCCAGCATCACTGAGCATCCATTAACCAACCAAGAAACATCCACTACAATAAATTtgtcacccacagagccacaatcTACATCTGCTACAACAGTGACACCGACTGAAATAA agccacaaaCTACATCTGCCACAACAGTGACACCTACTGGACAAACTGAGTCAACAGTGTTAATGTCAACACTTACCACAAATGGAGCTACAGGAACTTCCAGCAGTGATCATTCCACAACAATTGTCAATTCCTCCGCAAACACAGAGGTCCCATCTG TGACACCTACTGGACAAACTGAGTCAACAGTGTTAATGTCAACACTTACCACAAATGGAGCTACAGGAACTTCCAGCAGTGATCATTCCACAACAATTGTCAATTCCTCCGCAAACACAGAGGTCCCATCTG TGACACCTTCAGCAACAGGTGTATCATCAGTGTCAAATTCAGCAGTCACCTTAACTGGCCCTATAGTATCTACCAATTCAAATGCATCAgcatctgct TCTCCTCCAACATGA
- the LOC139327683 gene encoding uncharacterized protein: protein MNTLPIVSQSTSVIIPVSNATITVTTPSTTSQCSNNDCPGCAGTCTFNTTLGRCHCICQEFVFGDVCVFGVNDTSPQIDTGAIPTRKANITLEIQITFQAAFKDLSSPESLEFIKTLEQELDTLCKEADPQSYKKVQVIKLTPGSVVAESVAEYTYANNGTQIQFINTQLDGVLTDILNNTSKLNKISQAFNASVQLNGLTFQSPEIKNITGLKSFVNCSRFANYTAEISNGQWQCVGPCKKIPDYCHQHGECYNNIYKGPTCSCFQSSLEQFYGPQCDLFRYGPGFYGALFGSLAGALLLIIIIVIAAVILKKRHMSIWKIRNSHNRRLSAFEEDFFDFSDTGDHNLGIAGTYTSEGLRPHLQNIDTQLQVTTNRPEVLNISP from the exons atgaacacacttccaatagtcagtcagtcaacatCTGTCATTATTCCTGTTTCAAATGCCACCATCACTGTGACAACCCCATCCACAACTTCACAGTGTAGCAATAACGACTGTCCAGGGTGTGCTGGCACCTGTACATTCAACACAACACTTGGGCGGTGTCACTGCATCTGCCAAGAGTTTGTCTTTGGAGATGTATGTGTATTTGGAGTGAATGACACCTCTCCTCAAATTG ACACCGGAGCAATACCAACTCGAAAAGCAAATATTACTTTGGAAATCCAGATCACTTTTCAGGCAGCTTTTAAAGATTTAAGCTCACCTGAATCATTAGAATTCATCAAGACATTGGAACAGGAG CTTGATACCCTATGCAAAGAAGCAGATCCACAAAGCTATAAAAAAGTACAAGTCATCAAGTTAAC aCCAGGAAGTGTTGTTGCAGAGAGTGTGGCGGAGTACACCTATGCAAACAATGGAACTCAAATCCAGTTTATCAACACTCAACTTGATGGAGTGTTGACCGATATCTTAAATAACACAAGCAAACTCAATAAGATTTCTCAGGCCTTTAATGCAAGTGTGCAGTTAAATGGACTCACCTTCCAGTCCCCTGAAATTAAAA ATATCACAGGACTGAAATCGTTTGTTAACTGCTCTCGGTTTGCCAATTACACTGCTGAGATTAGTAATGGTCAATGGCAGTGTGTTGGACCTTGCAAAAAAATCCCTGATTACTGTCACCAGCATGGGGAATGTTACAATAACATTTACAAAGGGCCTACCTGCAG TTGCTTCCAGTCTAGCCTGGAACAGTTTTATGGCCCGCAGTGTGACCTCTTCCGTTATGGTCCGGGTTTCTACGGGGCTCTGTTTGGATCACTGGCAGGAGCACTCCTGCTCATAATTATCATTGTCattgctgctgtcattttgaaaaaGAGACATATGAGTATTTG GAAAATTAGAAACTCCCACAATAGAAGACTGTCTGCGTTTGAGGAAGATTTCTTTGACTTCTCTGATACag GAGATCACAACTTGGGAATTGCAGGCACATACACATCAGAGGGTCTCAGGCCGCATCTGCAAAATATTGACACCCAATTGCAG GTCACAACAAACCGTCCTGAAGTTTTGAATATCAGCCCTTGA
- the errfi1a gene encoding ERBB receptor feedback inhibitor 1a, with translation MRPECAWSMSTVGLTAQEISFPIEDPFLRGSYCHGMAGSKPSWNYRHEPDNFYFSMDTAHTDHGSRSQQKGPPPPSHERHKHSPSSQRLPPKKSRPSHLSLSCSAEPSTPSPADDDQVVPSFQRLSVYECSSPPQTPGRCSKPLPPIPPQTDISPEQAMDNEVEFFTSSDDSCCLVSDQCPKSSPFRYGVPSRRSFRDCGQINYAYYDGPLGPQSPRQPQQQHQAIPPQEVREQYEQQRQEPPEPVVCQRQQDKAQRRLRRSHSGPAGSFNKPSLLRLTCHKRHTHSMDKPEVPPPIPPRTVKTGDYRRWSAEVSSGAYSDEDKPPKVPPREPLSRGSSRTPSPKSLPTYINGVMPPTQSFAPDPKYVSFRGLQRQNSEGSPCILPVMEKGKKASTTHYYLLPQRPAFVDSPCVEKFLRVMDSPAVRNTDASDSDWDCHTRRKAHVDLV, from the exons ATGCGACCCGAGTGTGCCTGGAGCATGTCCACAGTGGGCCTGACTGCCCAGGAGATCTCTTTTCCCATAGAAGACCCCTTCCTGAGGGGCAGCTACTGTCACGGCATGGCTGGATCCAAACCCTCTTGGAACTATCGCCATGAGCCGGACAA cttctACTTCAGCATggacactgcacacacagatcatgGCTCTCGTTCCCAGCAAAAGGGGCCACCTCCACCAAGTCATGAAA gaCATAAACACAGTCCCAGCTCACAAAGATTGCCACCAAAGAAATCCCGGCCCTCCCATCTCTCCCTGTCTTGTAGTGCTGAACCATCCACCCCAAGTCCTGCTGATGACGACCAGGTGGTCCCCTCATTCCAGAGGCTCTCGGTGTACGAGTGCAGCAGTCCACCACAGACACCAGGCAGATGCTCAAAGCCCCTGCCCCCCATCCCTCCACAAACAGACATCTCCCCTGAGCAGGCTATGGACAATGAGGTAGAATTTTTCACAAGTTCAGACGACAGCTGCTGCCTGGTGTCTGATCAGTGTCCCAAATCGTCCCCTTTTCGATATGGAGTCCCAAGTCGAAGGAGCTTCAGGGACTGCGGGCAGATTAACTATGCTTACTATGATGGTCCATTAGGACCGCAAAGCCCGAGGCAGCCccaacagcagcatcaggcAATTCCTCCACAGGAAGTGCGGGAGCAGTATGAGCAGCAGCGACAGGAACCACCTGAGCCAGTGGTCTGTCAGAGACAGCAGGACAAAGCTCAGAGGAGGCTGCGGCGCTCACACTCCGGCCCAGCTGGATCCTTTAACAAACCCTCGCTGCTGCGCCTCACATGCCACAAACGCCACACCCACAGTATGGATAAGCCCGAGGTGCCACCTCCTATCCCTCCACGAACAGTCAAGACAGGAGACTACCGCCGCTGGTCAGCAGAGGTCTCGTCAGGGGCTTACAGCGATGAGGACAAACCACCCAAGGTACCCCCAAGGGAACCTTTGTCCAGAGGCAGCTCCCGCACCCCCAGCCCCAAGAGCCTCCCAACATACATTAATGGGGTGATGCCCCCAACCCAAAGCTTCGCACCGGACCCTAAGTACGTAAGCTTTCGGGGTTTACAGAGACAGAACAGTGAGGGCTCACCCTGTATCCTTCCGGTTATGGAGAAAGGCAAGAAGGCCAGCACTACACATTACTATCTCCTGCCTCAGCGGCCTGCTTTTGTGGACTCACCTTGTGTAGAGAAGTTTCTTCGGGTCATGGACAGCCCTGCAGTTCGCAATACAGATGCATCAGACTCAGACTGGGACTGCCACACCAGGAGGAAAGCACATGTGGATTTAGTTTGA